A genome region from Bradyrhizobium sp. WSM1417 includes the following:
- a CDS encoding outer membrane protein assembly factor BamD, with protein MSAQRMTRGYLQVPSRELSSRARGLLQVVALFVLALPLAGCGTGALWDKFTAKDDTFVEEPADKIYNEGLYLMNEKKDMKAANKKFEEVDRQHPYSDWARKSLLMSAYASYQGGDYDSCIGAATRYVTLHPGSPDAAYAQYLIAASHYDQIPDISRDQTRTEKAIASLEEVVRKYPTSEYATSAKAKIEGARDQLAGKEMNVGRYYAQKRDYTAAINRYKAVVTQYQTTRHVEEALYRLTEAYMAIGIVGEAQTAAAVLGHNFPDSRWYKDAYNLVKSGGLEPSENQGSWISKTFKKMGLG; from the coding sequence ATGTCGGCACAGCGTATGACGCGCGGATATCTTCAAGTCCCGTCTCGAGAACTCTCGTCTCGAGCCCGTGGGCTGCTTCAGGTTGTCGCCCTCTTCGTGCTCGCGCTGCCGCTGGCCGGCTGCGGCACCGGCGCGCTGTGGGACAAGTTCACCGCCAAGGACGACACCTTCGTCGAGGAGCCCGCCGACAAGATCTACAATGAGGGCCTGTACCTCATGAACGAGAAGAAGGACATGAAGGCGGCGAACAAGAAGTTCGAAGAGGTCGACCGCCAGCATCCTTATTCCGACTGGGCCCGCAAATCGTTGCTGATGTCGGCCTACGCGTCCTACCAGGGCGGCGATTATGACAGCTGCATCGGCGCGGCCACCCGCTACGTCACGCTGCATCCCGGCAGCCCGGATGCGGCCTACGCGCAATATCTGATTGCCGCCTCGCATTACGACCAGATTCCGGACATCAGCCGCGACCAGACCCGTACCGAGAAGGCGATCGCCTCGCTGGAAGAGGTGGTGCGCAAATATCCGACCTCCGAATATGCGACCTCGGCCAAGGCCAAGATCGAAGGTGCGCGCGACCAGCTCGCCGGCAAGGAAATGAACGTCGGCCGCTATTACGCGCAGAAGCGCGACTACACGGCGGCGATCAACCGCTACAAGGCCGTGGTGACGCAATACCAGACCACCCGCCATGTCGAGGAGGCGCTGTACCGCCTGACCGAGGCCTATATGGCGATCGGCATCGTCGGCGAGGCCCAGACGGCCGCCGCCGTGCTTGGGCACAATTTTCCTGACAGTCGCTGGTACAAGGACGCCTATAATCTTGTAAAATCAGGCGGTCTCGAACCGAGCGAGAATCAGGGGTCCTGGATTAGCAAGACCTTCAAGAAAATGGGTCTCGGCTAG
- the lpxC gene encoding UDP-3-O-acyl-N-acetylglucosamine deacetylase, whose translation MKFSRQTTLRAQASVAGVGVHSGLPVTLTLGPAPVDAGFVFIRTGLEGSDREVQATAEQVIATDFATVLGDRDGPLVSTAEHVLAALRGMGVDNAIIEIDGPEVPIMDGSAAAFVAAIDQAGIVTQPPQRRFIQVLKPISVKIGDSFGEIRPYADGFRAEVEINFTNPVIGQQSYAFDLNPERFRREVGRARTFGLMCDVARLWSAGYALGASFDNTVVFDEERLLNTEGLRYADECARHKVLDVIGDLALAGLPLLGAYRSVRGGHKLNHAVLTALLADRTAWRVVEGEAARRTTRPVAETGRGIVGGRIAAVYGPDVS comes from the coding sequence ATGAAATTTAGCCGGCAAACAACGCTTCGTGCGCAAGCCAGTGTGGCAGGCGTCGGCGTTCATTCCGGTCTTCCCGTCACGCTTACGCTTGGACCCGCGCCCGTCGACGCGGGCTTTGTTTTTATCCGCACGGGGCTTGAGGGAAGCGATCGCGAAGTTCAGGCCACCGCCGAGCAGGTGATCGCGACCGATTTCGCCACCGTCCTCGGTGATCGCGACGGTCCGCTGGTTTCCACCGCCGAGCATGTGCTTGCTGCACTGCGGGGCATGGGTGTCGACAACGCGATCATCGAGATCGACGGGCCGGAAGTGCCGATCATGGACGGCAGCGCCGCGGCCTTCGTTGCGGCGATCGACCAGGCCGGCATCGTGACCCAGCCGCCACAGCGCCGCTTCATTCAGGTTTTGAAGCCGATCTCGGTCAAGATCGGCGACTCCTTCGGCGAGATCCGGCCCTATGCCGACGGGTTCCGCGCCGAGGTCGAGATTAATTTCACCAATCCTGTCATCGGCCAGCAGAGCTACGCCTTCGACCTCAACCCGGAGCGTTTCCGCCGCGAAGTCGGCCGGGCCCGGACTTTCGGTCTGATGTGCGACGTTGCGCGGCTTTGGAGCGCCGGCTATGCGCTCGGCGCCTCCTTCGACAATACCGTCGTGTTCGACGAGGAGCGGCTGCTCAACACCGAAGGCCTGCGCTACGCCGACGAATGCGCCCGCCACAAGGTGCTGGACGTGATTGGCGACCTCGCGCTGGCCGGTCTGCCGCTGCTCGGCGCCTACCGCTCGGTACGTGGCGGCCACAAGCTCAACCACGCCGTCTTGACCGCGCTGCTCGCCGACCGCACCGCCTGGCGGGTGGTCGAGGGCGAGGCAGCCCGCCGCACCACGCGTCCGGTGGCCGAAACCGGTCGCGGCATCGTCGGTGGCCGGATCGCCGCGGTCTACGGACCGGACGTTTCCTGA